A portion of the Bacillus thuringiensis genome contains these proteins:
- a CDS encoding M20/M25/M40 family metallo-hydrolase, whose protein sequence is MRKNRGIYMSKWQSKEQLIQLLSSLVEIPSITGSEAEVILPDFVVEQLSELQYFKENPQHLQKKTTGDGRYFVTALVKKSDSTKNTVILVSHFDVVDVQDYGVWKEDAFNPKKLTSMFYSHKDELPDHVREDIEHGEWLFGRGTMDMKCGLALQMAMIEQACEGRFDGNVLLLAVPDEEVNSVGMRAAVPRLLDLAREHNLDYKTVLNSEPMFSRHPGDQNKYIYTGSIGKVLPGFLCYGKETHVGEPFAGLNGSYMASLITAELELNTDLCDIVEGEASPPPTNLLQRDLKEDYSVQIPHRAVTLFNLFLLEKSMTDVVSLLRQKVTKVAEKIEDSYEKHAYRFSKYNPFIPPNLKVNVLTYEELITYAIEQHGQEKINHIQSNIIKNREDKDDRAVTIDLVDKLAILCKEKAPMIVLFFAPPYYPAVSSRNNPLIKEVVVEMEKYAHYNHKITFENQNYFGGISDLSYVGLQYPLDSMSSLVDNMPLWDKGYSIPLQELEEFDVPVLNMGPVGKDAHQWTERLDVNYAFETLLDMLPKCIEKLLVSNKITQS, encoded by the coding sequence ATGCGGAAAAATAGGGGGATTTATATGTCAAAGTGGCAATCAAAAGAACAATTGATTCAATTATTAAGCAGTCTTGTTGAAATTCCTAGTATTACCGGTTCAGAAGCTGAAGTAATATTGCCAGACTTTGTTGTGGAACAATTATCTGAATTACAGTATTTCAAAGAAAACCCGCAGCATTTACAAAAAAAAACGACAGGGGACGGACGATATTTTGTTACAGCACTAGTAAAGAAAAGCGATAGTACAAAAAATACTGTAATTCTAGTAAGTCACTTTGATGTTGTAGATGTACAAGATTACGGAGTGTGGAAAGAAGATGCATTTAATCCTAAAAAGTTAACATCTATGTTTTATTCTCATAAAGATGAACTTCCAGACCATGTACGTGAAGATATAGAACATGGAGAATGGCTGTTTGGTAGGGGAACAATGGATATGAAATGCGGCCTTGCATTACAAATGGCAATGATTGAACAAGCATGTGAAGGAAGATTCGATGGGAATGTTCTTTTATTGGCTGTACCAGATGAAGAAGTGAATTCTGTAGGGATGAGGGCCGCTGTTCCGAGACTGTTAGATTTAGCAAGAGAGCATAACTTAGATTATAAAACGGTCTTAAACTCAGAGCCTATGTTTTCAAGACATCCTGGTGACCAAAATAAGTATATTTACACTGGCTCTATTGGTAAAGTGTTACCTGGTTTTCTTTGCTACGGAAAAGAGACACATGTAGGTGAACCTTTTGCAGGCTTAAATGGGAGTTATATGGCCTCATTAATAACAGCAGAATTAGAGTTAAACACAGACCTTTGTGATATTGTAGAAGGGGAAGCGAGTCCTCCGCCAACTAACTTACTTCAAAGGGACTTAAAAGAGGATTATTCTGTACAAATTCCACATCGTGCAGTTACATTATTTAATTTGTTTTTATTAGAAAAATCAATGACAGATGTAGTTTCATTGTTACGTCAAAAAGTAACGAAAGTGGCAGAGAAAATAGAAGATTCGTATGAAAAACATGCATATCGTTTTTCTAAATATAATCCGTTCATACCACCTAATCTCAAAGTAAATGTATTAACGTATGAAGAGCTTATCACATATGCAATTGAGCAACATGGACAAGAAAAAATAAATCATATTCAATCTAATATTATAAAAAATAGAGAAGATAAAGATGATCGTGCGGTAACGATTGATTTAGTAGATAAATTAGCGATTTTATGTAAAGAAAAGGCACCGATGATTGTACTTTTCTTCGCTCCGCCGTACTATCCAGCTGTGAGTTCACGCAACAATCCTTTAATAAAAGAGGTAGTTGTAGAGATGGAAAAATATGCACACTACAATCATAAAATTACATTTGAAAACCAAAATTATTTTGGGGGGATTTCAGATTTAAGCTATGTAGGCTTGCAGTATCCACTGGATTCAATGAGTTCGCTTGTAGACAATATGCCATTATGGGATAAAGGTTATTCAATTCCGCTTCAGGAATTAGAAGAATTTGATGTTCCAGTATTAAATATGGGGCCGGTAGGAAAAGATGCACATCAATGGACAGAACGTCTAGATGTAAACTACGCATTTGAAACACTATTAGATATGTTACCGAAATGCATTGAAAAATTATTAGTTTCTAATAAAATTACACAATCATAG